Genomic window (Arachis hypogaea cultivar Tifrunner chromosome 13, arahy.Tifrunner.gnm2.J5K5, whole genome shotgun sequence):
ACGATGCCGTATAAACCGTTAGCGTGCTTTTTACTTCACCTCGACGGGCCTGAAAGGAGATTCCTTGATCGCTACGTGGAAGTAGGAAATGTGGATGCTATACTCCGACATGGGTTCGCGGAGTATCTCCGGTTTGGCCGCCGTGACAAAGGGATGGAACTGATTGTCAGGGCCTCAACGGAGGGTAGCGTCAAAGCAGATTATCTGTGTTCCATGTTGCTAATGTTTGATCACGAAGACGAGGAAGACGTGTAAAGGGGTGTTCAAATGATGCAGGTTTACCGTATTTCTAGGCAGCTCGAGAGCTACACCAATTTCTTGAGGGACATTTACAAAGATACCACGGTGCTCTTAAAAGAAATGTATGCACGCATTTGAACGACCGTGACTGTTTACCACTCTTGCCAATCCTCCCCCGAATGTACTGTTGTGGGTTTATCTTTATGTAATCCTTCAATACAGTGGCTAGGAAATGCCGGTTTGTTATGATCCTTCATTAACCCCTTGCTAATTGCTATGCGTACTGAtggtgtattttattttattttattttattttttttgttaaaaaactgtcagtttgattaattaatttatcataattatGTGGATGGCACAGACGACGCAATTAATGCGTATCTTGGCTATAAGCCTATAACTTAGTCCAAATAATGCTTTCTTCTTGAGTGGGATATGATCTGAACTTTGCACTATTGAAGTGACATTTGAATGGACAGAAGACTGTTTAGTCAATCAACCTTTTAAACCATCAAAAGGTTTTTTTCTGGGTCTGGGTACTAAGATCGTGACAGTGAATTTATACAAAACTGGTAAACTTGGATAGGCAATAGGGAGTGACTGAAAGGGGTCAGGTAAAAAATGGGTACGAGATAATTTTTGTATGTGCAATGATAATTGATGATGGTGTATAAAATCTGTACAAACATTGAATAATGAACATGCATCTATGTTCCAATTGAAGCACGGGATTGTATTCGTATAATATAACCGGTTGAGAGATTGAATACTTGTCCTTTAAAGAACAAAATTTGCTTTCATATTTTAAGGAGTTTTTATTATGTAATTGCACTAAATGTTTTATCATAACCTGAGAGAGAAGTAATCTGAATTTTGTTTCGATCAATGGCTTCGTATTCTTTGTTCATCCAAGCAATCTAATTTGAAAAATGTTTATTTCCtataatttcatataatattaGGATATCATAAAAATAATACTATGTCTACATTCCTTTGTTTTATTATCTAGTGTAAAATGACGGTATGTGACCTTAAATCAGAAGGAACCCGTAAACATTCGTGACAATCTAACGCGTTGCCTGTGGTAGGGATGTCcgcggatcggattggatcggatatggccgaaaattcgatccgatccgcacaatttTTATCGAATCGGATCAGATATGATATCCGCGCTTTTTAGTGCCAGATTCGATCCAATCTGATCCGCAAATGTGCGAGTCGGATCGGATATCGAATATATCCAcataattaaaccttctctttttaatcatatttctatgtaaaaaaattcaataaaaatatttcttttatacttttaaacttatttattcctaaaatatttttaatcaaactctttctaaataacaaaaataaaataatacaatatatgaataataattactaactaaaacatacaaacaagtaaatataacaccaaacatatatatttatttatttttaatgattaTTGTGTGGATCTGCGGATCCAcggatgtagagcagatatccgcgatccgatccgcaaaggatgcggatccgatccgatccgatcaatttgcgaatcggatcgtatccgcaatttTTGGATCAGATGCGGATATTTACCACAgatctgcggatacgatccgatccatgaaTACCCCTAGCCTGTGGGGTAATACCAATCTGCAAGGAAGGATAAATCGATAAACACGTCTTTGATAACGCACACGTAAATAATTGCAGAAATTGTCCGAAATCACGATTTGGAAATGGTATTTGGCTCCATCGTAACATAAATCCCTAATTGTGTG
Coding sequences:
- the LOC140177413 gene encoding putative F-box protein At1g67623 — protein: MVGSSQKDRKKVDVSVQHECLLNLLPHKIWSSIAMMVASNSIENLFNMQATRKVFLGAASSDAVYKHATMPYKPLACFLLHLDGPERRFLDRYVEVGNVDAILRHGFAEYLRFGRRDKGMELIVRASTEGSVKADYLCSMLLMFDHEDEEDV